The Pleurodeles waltl isolate 20211129_DDA chromosome 6, aPleWal1.hap1.20221129, whole genome shotgun sequence genome has a segment encoding these proteins:
- the CPLANE2 gene encoding ciliogenesis and planar polarity effector 2 isoform X2: MTLMWLIERPVLPPQVAADTACYKIFVSGKSSVGKTAMVAKLAGLEVPVVHHETTGIQTTTVYWPVKLRDTERAVIFKLQFWDCGEATLKKFDHILPACKEKADAILFLFSFTDRSSFDDLPNQISRVAEESEHIVKIVIGTKFDQYMHADVTERDLAEFQRTWRLPLLRMKSVNGPRLSDGQTLDGRAGLADVSHVLNGLAEHLWHQDQLMAGLVVPAIQAPKEDSLYL; this comes from the exons ATGACATTGATGT GGCTGATTGAgaggccagttcttccaccacaggTAGCTGCTGACACTGCTTGCTATAAGATTTTTGTCTCTGGGAAAAGCAGCGtcggaaagaccgccatggtagcCAAGCTTGCTGGCTTGGAGGTGCCTGTTGTGCATCATGAGACCACAG GGATTCAGACCACAACAGTGTACTGGCCGGTGAAGCTGAGGGACACTGAGAGGGCAGTTATCTTCAAGCTACAGTTCTGGGACTGCGGGGAAGCCACGCTTAAGAAGTTTGATCATATCTTGCCA GCCTGTAAGGAGAAGGCAGATgccatcctcttcctcttctcgTTCACGGATCGATCATCCTTTGATGATTTACCTAATCAGATCTCCCGGGTGGCAGAGGAATCTGAACACATCGTGAAAATAGTAATTGGTACCAA ATTTGATCAGTACATGCATGCTGATGTGACAGAGCGTGACCTAGCTGAATTCCAGCGCACCTGGCGTCTCCCCCTGCTGAGGATGAAGAGTGTCAATGGGCCCCGACTTTCAGATGGACAGACTCTGGATGGCAGGGCAGGACTGGCTGATGTTTCACATGTGCTGAATGGACTGGCGGAGCATCTTTGGCACCAAGACCAGCTGATGGCAGGGCTGGTAGTACCAGCAATCCAGGCACCTAAAGAGGATTCCTTATACCTATAG
- the CPLANE2 gene encoding ciliogenesis and planar polarity effector 2 isoform X3: MAAFLMPGSVIITDWHRSSEGKEFLSSIVRKNKRKFFGIQTTTVYWPVKLRDTERAVIFKLQFWDCGEATLKKFDHILPACKEKADAILFLFSFTDRSSFDDLPNQISRVAEESEHIVKIVIGTKFDQYMHADVTERDLAEFQRTWRLPLLRMKSVNGPRLSDGQTLDGRAGLADVSHVLNGLAEHLWHQDQLMAGLVVPAIQAPKEDSLYL, encoded by the exons ATGGCTGCATTTCTGATGCCAGGCTCTGTGATCATCACTGACTGGCATAGGTCCAGTGAAGGCAAAGAGTTCCTGAGCAGCATAGTgcgcaaaaacaaaaggaaattctTTG GGATTCAGACCACAACAGTGTACTGGCCGGTGAAGCTGAGGGACACTGAGAGGGCAGTTATCTTCAAGCTACAGTTCTGGGACTGCGGGGAAGCCACGCTTAAGAAGTTTGATCATATCTTGCCA GCCTGTAAGGAGAAGGCAGATgccatcctcttcctcttctcgTTCACGGATCGATCATCCTTTGATGATTTACCTAATCAGATCTCCCGGGTGGCAGAGGAATCTGAACACATCGTGAAAATAGTAATTGGTACCAA ATTTGATCAGTACATGCATGCTGATGTGACAGAGCGTGACCTAGCTGAATTCCAGCGCACCTGGCGTCTCCCCCTGCTGAGGATGAAGAGTGTCAATGGGCCCCGACTTTCAGATGGACAGACTCTGGATGGCAGGGCAGGACTGGCTGATGTTTCACATGTGCTGAATGGACTGGCGGAGCATCTTTGGCACCAAGACCAGCTGATGGCAGGGCTGGTAGTACCAGCAATCCAGGCACCTAAAGAGGATTCCTTATACCTATAG
- the CPLANE2 gene encoding ciliogenesis and planar polarity effector 2 isoform X1, giving the protein MAAFLMPGSVIITDWHRSSEGKEFLSSIVRKNKRKFFGLIERPVLPPQVAADTACYKIFVSGKSSVGKTAMVAKLAGLEVPVVHHETTGIQTTTVYWPVKLRDTERAVIFKLQFWDCGEATLKKFDHILPACKEKADAILFLFSFTDRSSFDDLPNQISRVAEESEHIVKIVIGTKFDQYMHADVTERDLAEFQRTWRLPLLRMKSVNGPRLSDGQTLDGRAGLADVSHVLNGLAEHLWHQDQLMAGLVVPAIQAPKEDSLYL; this is encoded by the exons ATGGCTGCATTTCTGATGCCAGGCTCTGTGATCATCACTGACTGGCATAGGTCCAGTGAAGGCAAAGAGTTCCTGAGCAGCATAGTgcgcaaaaacaaaaggaaattctTTG GGCTGATTGAgaggccagttcttccaccacaggTAGCTGCTGACACTGCTTGCTATAAGATTTTTGTCTCTGGGAAAAGCAGCGtcggaaagaccgccatggtagcCAAGCTTGCTGGCTTGGAGGTGCCTGTTGTGCATCATGAGACCACAG GGATTCAGACCACAACAGTGTACTGGCCGGTGAAGCTGAGGGACACTGAGAGGGCAGTTATCTTCAAGCTACAGTTCTGGGACTGCGGGGAAGCCACGCTTAAGAAGTTTGATCATATCTTGCCA GCCTGTAAGGAGAAGGCAGATgccatcctcttcctcttctcgTTCACGGATCGATCATCCTTTGATGATTTACCTAATCAGATCTCCCGGGTGGCAGAGGAATCTGAACACATCGTGAAAATAGTAATTGGTACCAA ATTTGATCAGTACATGCATGCTGATGTGACAGAGCGTGACCTAGCTGAATTCCAGCGCACCTGGCGTCTCCCCCTGCTGAGGATGAAGAGTGTCAATGGGCCCCGACTTTCAGATGGACAGACTCTGGATGGCAGGGCAGGACTGGCTGATGTTTCACATGTGCTGAATGGACTGGCGGAGCATCTTTGGCACCAAGACCAGCTGATGGCAGGGCTGGTAGTACCAGCAATCCAGGCACCTAAAGAGGATTCCTTATACCTATAG